One part of the [Synechococcus] sp. NIES-970 genome encodes these proteins:
- the sbpA gene encoding sulfate-binding protein has protein sequence MIGHQSESNSSQDMFNFPQPLKFLAIATILGSTMVACGGTSQTEAPQSQGAAEQTQSTKPVSLTLVSYAVTRSAYEKIIPLFAESWKEQTGQTVTIEQSYGGSGSQTRAVIDGLQADIVALALASDINQIEAAGLIEPGWETEAPNNSILTTSVIAIVPRDPNLQITKWTDLADKNLAVITANPKTSGGARWNFLGLWGAIAQTGGTEAEARAFVTKIYQNAPILPKDARGSSDVFYQQGQGDVLLNYENEVVLANLQGENQPYIIPTDYNISIDNPVAVVDKTVDDRNTRAVAEAFVEFLYTPEAQKIFAEVGFRSVDPTIAAAFSEQYPPIENLVTIEDFGGWDQVQPEFFGDGGIFDQIFQQ, from the coding sequence ATGATTGGTCATCAATCAGAAAGCAATTCGTCTCAAGATATGTTCAACTTCCCTCAACCCTTAAAATTTCTGGCGATCGCCACCATCCTCGGCAGCACGATGGTGGCCTGCGGTGGGACGTCCCAAACTGAAGCGCCCCAATCCCAAGGGGCGGCGGAACAAACCCAAAGTACGAAGCCCGTTAGCCTCACTTTGGTGAGCTATGCAGTAACCCGCAGTGCCTACGAAAAAATCATTCCCCTCTTCGCCGAATCCTGGAAAGAACAAACAGGGCAAACCGTCACCATCGAACAAAGTTATGGAGGTTCCGGTTCCCAAACTAGGGCGGTGATTGATGGTTTACAGGCGGATATCGTGGCCCTTGCCCTCGCCTCTGACATTAACCAAATTGAAGCAGCAGGTTTAATCGAACCCGGTTGGGAAACAGAAGCCCCTAACAACAGCATCCTGACAACATCTGTAATAGCGATTGTCCCCCGGGATCCCAATCTGCAAATTACAAAGTGGACAGACCTCGCTGACAAAAATCTCGCGGTGATTACAGCCAACCCCAAAACCTCTGGGGGAGCTCGTTGGAATTTCTTGGGCCTCTGGGGGGCGATCGCCCAAACAGGTGGTACTGAAGCAGAAGCCAGGGCATTTGTGACCAAAATTTATCAAAACGCACCGATTTTGCCGAAAGATGCGCGGGGATCTAGTGATGTTTTCTATCAACAAGGGCAAGGAGATGTGCTGTTGAACTACGAAAATGAAGTGGTGCTCGCTAACTTGCAAGGGGAAAATCAACCCTACATTATTCCGACTGATTACAACATTTCTATTGATAACCCCGTCGCCGTGGTAGACAAAACCGTAGATGACAGAAATACCAGGGCCGTAGCCGAAGCTTTCGTTGAATTTCTCTATACACCAGAAGCACAAAAAATCTTTGCAGAAGTGGGTTTTCGTTCAGTAGATCCAACTATTGCTGCTGCATTTTCTGAGCAATATCCCCCCATTGAAAACCTTGTAACCATCGAAGATTTTGGCGGCTGGGATCAAGTACAACCTGAATTTTTTGGGGATGGTGGCATCTTTGATCAAATCTTCCAACAGTAA
- a CDS encoding hypothetical protein (conserved hypothetical protein) — protein sequence MSSSIESKNSGDRHTQINILVQIPKQYQQDPIITQLAVKFAVQVNILAATLGRDTSVSGWFDLQISGTDQAIKNTLLYLQDHNISVYRKDTPETDGW from the coding sequence ATGTCCAGTTCAATCGAGTCCAAAAATTCAGGCGATCGCCATACTCAAATTAACATTTTGGTCCAAATCCCAAAGCAATATCAGCAAGATCCAATTATTACTCAACTCGCCGTAAAGTTTGCAGTACAAGTTAATATTTTGGCCGCAACTCTTGGTCGTGACACTTCCGTCAGTGGCTGGTTTGACTTACAAATTTCAGGTACTGATCAAGCGATCAAGAACACTCTCCTCTATTTACAAGATCACAATATCAGTGTTTATCGCAAAGATACGCCTGAAACCGACGGTTGGTAA
- the cysT gene encoding sulfate ABC transporter, permease protein cysT, with product MKISATTLPSIFPLIRKIKWPRNTIPWSISVIYLSLTLILPLLALIQKSFSISFREYLDIALAPIAMSAYEVTFITAIAAGVINGILGTVIAWVLVRYDFPFKKIIDAVIDIPFAVPTSVAGLVLATLYNDQGWVGQFFAPFGIKIAYTRIGVFIAMLFISLPFVVRTLQPVLRELEEETEQAAWSLGATETQTFWRVIFPPLIPPILTGIALGFSRAVGEYGSIVLISSGVPFKDLIAPVLIFQRLEAFDYVGATVIGSVLLLVSLIILFIINLLQQWGRRYAN from the coding sequence ATGAAAATTTCAGCCACCACCCTTCCTTCCATATTTCCCTTGATTAGAAAAATTAAGTGGCCTAGAAATACCATTCCTTGGTCAATTAGCGTTATTTATTTAAGTTTGACATTAATCTTACCCCTGTTGGCGCTCATTCAAAAATCTTTTAGTATCAGCTTTAGGGAATACTTAGATATCGCTTTGGCCCCGATCGCAATGTCTGCCTATGAAGTTACTTTTATTACGGCGATCGCCGCTGGCGTGATCAATGGCATTCTCGGTACAGTGATTGCCTGGGTGTTGGTTCGTTACGATTTTCCTTTCAAGAAAATCATTGATGCTGTTATCGATATCCCCTTTGCGGTACCAACTTCTGTTGCAGGTCTTGTTCTTGCAACTTTGTATAATGACCAAGGCTGGGTCGGACAATTTTTTGCTCCCTTTGGGATTAAAATCGCCTACACCAGGATTGGGGTTTTCATTGCAATGTTATTTATTTCTTTGCCCTTTGTTGTGCGCACATTGCAACCCGTTTTGAGAGAACTAGAAGAAGAAACAGAACAAGCTGCTTGGTCTCTAGGCGCAACGGAAACTCAAACTTTCTGGCGTGTGATTTTCCCACCACTCATCCCACCTATTTTAACTGGTATTGCCCTGGGCTTTTCCCGAGCTGTGGGGGAATATGGTTCTATTGTTTTGATTTCTTCAGGGGTTCCTTTTAAGGATTTGATTGCTCCTGTTCTTATTTTTCAGCGCCTAGAAGCTTTTGATTATGTTGGTGCAACAGTTATTGGTTCTGTTTTATTGTTGGTTTCCTTAATTATTCTATTTATCATTAATCTGTTACAGCAATGGGGTCGTCGTTATGCAAACTAG
- a CDS encoding sulfate ABC transporter, inner membrane subunit CysW, with the protein MQTSFSRFKLSPRWLISITLVYLSLVLLIPIVCIFYEAFHLGISPFFEAIQASNFTAAARLTVIIALISVPLNTIFGLCVAWVLARKQFWGRTLLLSVIDLPFSISPVVAGLMIVLLYGNNGWFGSFFQQANIQIVFALPGMIIATIFVTLPFVAREVIPVLEEMGSDQEESARTLGANDWQIFWRVTLPNIRWGLLYGVLLTNARAMGEFGAVSVVSGSVLGKTATLPIFVEQEHHNYATESAFAAAVILALLACVTLVLKEILERKTHA; encoded by the coding sequence ATGCAAACTAGTTTTTCTCGTTTTAAATTGTCACCCCGTTGGCTCATTAGTATCACCCTTGTATATCTTTCCCTGGTACTTTTAATTCCTATTGTTTGTATTTTTTATGAAGCATTTCATCTGGGGATTTCTCCTTTTTTTGAGGCTATTCAAGCCAGCAATTTCACTGCAGCAGCACGCTTAACGGTCATTATTGCTCTCATTAGTGTCCCTTTAAATACGATTTTTGGCCTTTGTGTCGCATGGGTCTTGGCACGGAAACAGTTTTGGGGCCGGACACTTTTGTTGAGTGTCATTGATTTGCCGTTTTCTATTTCTCCTGTGGTGGCTGGTCTGATGATTGTGCTGCTCTACGGCAATAATGGTTGGTTTGGTTCTTTCTTTCAACAGGCCAATATTCAAATTGTTTTTGCTTTGCCTGGAATGATTATTGCCACAATCTTTGTGACTTTACCTTTTGTTGCTCGGGAAGTGATTCCTGTCTTAGAGGAAATGGGATCAGATCAAGAAGAGTCAGCAAGAACGTTGGGGGCAAATGATTGGCAAATTTTTTGGCGGGTTACATTGCCGAATATTCGCTGGGGCTTATTATATGGCGTTCTCCTAACAAACGCGCGGGCCATGGGGGAATTTGGGGCTGTTTCTGTGGTTTCGGGAAGTGTCCTTGGAAAAACAGCTACATTACCAATTTTTGTAGAGCAGGAACATCATAATTATGCGACAGAATCAGCCTTTGCCGCAGCGGTGATTTTAGCTTTATTGGCCTGTGTGACTTTGGTATTGAAGGAAATTTTAGAGCGTAAAACCCACGCTTAA
- the cysA gene encoding sulfate/thiosulfate import ATP-binding protein cysA produces MSIFVNAVYKNFGTFQALENINLEVKEGSLVALLGPSGSGKSTLLRAIAGLEPPDHGQVIINGQDATHVDIRRRNIGFVFQHYALFKHLTIRQNVAFGLEIRKAPKQVIRQRVEELLDLVQLKGLGDRYPSQLSGGQRQRVALARALAVQPQVLLLDEPFGALDAKVRKELRAWLRRLHEEVHVTSIFVTHDQEEAMEVADEIVVMNQGRIEQVGSPAEIYDHPATPFVMNFIGEVNILPGHHSLIRNHTDSFSHHDAPDVFIRPHDLELQDQGDQFSLPGTVKRIIYRGSDVQIEVLIDDHEIVVAHISRDQLTKLQVTVGQTVYLKPKQAKVFGPESDVSAVQAPI; encoded by the coding sequence ATGAGTATTTTTGTGAATGCAGTCTATAAAAACTTTGGCACATTTCAAGCACTAGAAAATATTAATCTAGAAGTTAAAGAAGGGTCATTGGTGGCACTACTGGGGCCGTCGGGGTCTGGAAAATCGACTTTGCTACGGGCGATCGCCGGACTCGAACCCCCCGACCATGGTCAGGTGATTATCAACGGCCAGGATGCCACCCACGTAGATATCCGGCGACGGAATATCGGGTTTGTTTTTCAGCACTATGCTCTATTCAAACATTTGACCATTCGCCAGAATGTTGCCTTTGGCTTGGAAATCCGGAAAGCACCGAAACAAGTCATTCGTCAGCGGGTCGAAGAATTATTAGACCTCGTGCAGCTAAAAGGCTTAGGCGATCGCTATCCCTCCCAGCTCTCCGGCGGCCAACGGCAACGGGTGGCCTTGGCCCGAGCCCTCGCCGTCCAACCCCAGGTTCTCTTGCTCGATGAACCCTTTGGGGCATTAGATGCAAAAGTGCGCAAAGAACTCCGCGCTTGGTTACGCCGTCTCCACGAAGAAGTCCATGTCACGAGTATTTTTGTGACCCACGACCAAGAAGAAGCCATGGAAGTCGCCGATGAAATCGTCGTCATGAACCAAGGGCGTATTGAACAGGTCGGTAGTCCTGCTGAAATTTATGACCATCCCGCCACACCTTTTGTGATGAACTTTATTGGGGAAGTGAATATTCTGCCTGGTCACCATTCCTTAATTCGTAACCATACAGATTCTTTTTCTCACCACGATGCCCCCGACGTTTTTATCCGTCCCCATGACCTAGAGCTCCAGGATCAAGGCGATCAATTTTCCCTACCAGGTACAGTCAAACGAATCATTTACCGTGGATCTGATGTGCAAATAGAAGTTTTGATCGATGACCATGAGATCGTTGTCGCTCACATCAGCCGCGATCAACTGACTAAACTTCAGGTCACAGTCGGTCAAACGGTCTACCTCAAGCCAAAACAAGCGAAAGTTTTTGGCCCTGAGTCGGATGTTTCTGCTGTGCAAGCCCCAATCTAA
- a CDS encoding hypothetical protein (conserved hypothetical protein), which yields MAKSVQAPQIPEIITELTENNFFFRGLDPVELQNWLDPETLATEKLYSSRPIYTAFRPNQNLEFLYVLLAGGPVIVRSTPLDRILAITYMGSCFGMRNLPIAFGQASRSFPSLVEAYKTTDVLKIPAIAVQKLYENNEIFRDRYNQSFELREKFHYHLLNCSTYPPQAVASLLRALIYQERSLLNQPQADGVFVFDLPIDIIAHACQLNHRTVEQVLKGMTKVGLISTGKSAEGQGDLIHVLSPEGLKEVYSATRDKVAWWPLK from the coding sequence ATGGCGAAGTCAGTCCAAGCTCCCCAAATACCAGAAATTATCACTGAGCTCACCGAAAACAATTTTTTCTTTCGTGGCTTAGACCCCGTGGAGTTGCAAAACTGGCTCGATCCAGAGACGTTAGCTACCGAAAAACTGTATTCTAGTCGCCCTATCTATACCGCTTTTCGGCCAAACCAGAACCTCGAATTTCTCTATGTACTCTTAGCAGGGGGACCTGTGATTGTCCGGAGTACGCCCCTAGATCGTATTTTGGCAATTACTTACATGGGTAGTTGTTTTGGGATGCGTAATCTTCCCATTGCTTTCGGTCAGGCCAGTCGGAGTTTTCCCAGTCTCGTGGAAGCCTACAAGACCACCGATGTCTTAAAAATTCCGGCGATCGCAGTACAAAAACTTTATGAAAATAATGAAATTTTTCGCGATCGCTATAACCAAAGTTTCGAGTTGCGGGAGAAATTTCACTACCATCTCCTGAACTGTAGCACCTATCCTCCCCAGGCCGTTGCCTCCCTATTGCGGGCTTTAATTTACCAAGAGCGATCGCTCCTAAATCAACCCCAAGCCGACGGGGTGTTTGTTTTTGATCTGCCCATTGATATCATTGCCCATGCCTGCCAGTTAAATCACCGTACAGTGGAGCAGGTCCTAAAAGGCATGACAAAAGTCGGGCTGATCTCCACTGGAAAATCCGCCGAAGGCCAAGGAGACTTAATCCATGTCCTCAGTCCAGAAGGCTTGAAAGAAGTATATAGCGCAACCCGTGACAAGGTGGCTTGGTGGCCTCTCAAATAA
- a CDS encoding IMP dehydrogenase family protein — translation MDIQIGRGKTARRAYGFDEIALVPGGRTLDPELADTSLEIGGIKLEIPILASAMDGVVDVKMAALLSELGAMGVLNLEGIQTRYDDPNPILDRIAAVDKTEFVGLMQELYAKPIQPELIEKRIKEIKAQNGLAAVSLTPVGATKYGQIVADAGADILFIQATVVSTSHLSPEGIVPLNLHKLCAELPIPVVLGNCVTYDAALELMRAGAAAVLVGIGPGAACTSRGVLGVGVPQATAVADCSAARDDYQQESGRYVPIIADGGIVTGGDICKCIASGADAVMIGSPIARAAEAPGRGFHWGMATPSPVLPRGTRINVGTTGTITQIMTGPAKLDDGTHNLLGALKTSMGTLGAKSIKEMQQVEVVIAPSLLTEGKVYQKAQKLGMGK, via the coding sequence GTGGACATTCAAATTGGTCGTGGCAAAACAGCTCGTCGTGCTTACGGATTCGATGAGATTGCCCTCGTTCCGGGTGGTCGTACCCTAGACCCCGAACTGGCAGATACCAGTCTCGAAATTGGTGGCATCAAGCTAGAGATTCCTATCCTGGCCAGTGCAATGGATGGTGTTGTTGATGTGAAAATGGCCGCTCTCCTCTCCGAATTGGGAGCAATGGGCGTTCTCAACCTAGAAGGGATTCAAACCCGCTATGACGATCCGAACCCGATCCTAGATCGCATCGCTGCGGTAGACAAAACAGAATTTGTGGGCTTAATGCAAGAGCTCTACGCTAAGCCTATCCAACCAGAACTCATTGAAAAGCGCATCAAAGAAATCAAAGCGCAGAATGGCCTTGCTGCCGTCAGCTTAACCCCTGTTGGGGCAACAAAATACGGTCAAATCGTCGCCGATGCCGGGGCCGATATTCTTTTTATCCAAGCGACGGTTGTCTCTACATCTCACCTTTCCCCTGAAGGGATTGTCCCCCTGAATTTGCATAAGCTCTGTGCAGAATTGCCAATTCCCGTTGTTCTGGGGAACTGTGTAACCTACGATGCCGCCCTAGAACTGATGCGGGCTGGTGCTGCTGCGGTTCTTGTTGGGATTGGTCCGGGTGCGGCTTGTACCTCCCGTGGTGTCCTTGGCGTTGGTGTTCCCCAAGCAACCGCAGTCGCCGATTGTTCGGCTGCCCGTGATGACTACCAACAGGAATCTGGTCGCTATGTGCCGATCATTGCAGATGGAGGCATTGTGACTGGTGGTGATATTTGTAAATGTATTGCTTCTGGGGCTGATGCTGTAATGATCGGCTCACCGATCGCCAGAGCTGCCGAAGCCCCAGGCCGTGGCTTCCATTGGGGGATGGCAACTCCTAGCCCTGTACTCCCCCGGGGAACTCGCATTAATGTAGGCACAACAGGGACGATCACCCAAATTATGACAGGGCCCGCGAAGCTAGATGACGGCACCCACAATCTTCTCGGTGCTCTTAAAACCAGTATGGGGACCCTCGGTGCCAAGAGCATTAAAGAAATGCAGCAGGTGGAAGTGGTAATTGCGCCCTCTTTGTTGACGGAAGGAAAAGTTTACCAAAAGGCGCAGAAGCTGGGCATGGGTAAGTAG
- a CDS encoding hypothetical protein (conserved hypothetical protein): MFRNVQQQIVKQLKLTHRENLKRNLQYRLEAARNSGNAHLIQQLEAEAQYLGLA, encoded by the coding sequence ATGTTTAGAAATGTTCAGCAGCAGATTGTTAAGCAACTAAAGCTCACCCACCGTGAAAATCTCAAGAGAAATTTACAATATCGCCTCGAAGCCGCCCGCAATTCTGGTAACGCTCATCTGATCCAACAACTAGAAGCTGAAGCTCAGTACCTTGGGCTTGCCTAG
- a CDS encoding hypothetical protein (conserved hypothetical protein) yields the protein MAIALITDFGLTDGYVGTMKGVIASIAPQVLVIDLSHHIPPHDLAAGRFCLLNAAPYFPPETIFVGVVDPGVGTSREAIAVQFAGGYFVGPNNGLGSSLFEKYPVITAVILDNPHYWRSPQSEAISSTFHGRDIFAPVAAHLALGVPMDALGSPLERESIVSLNVPTYQRLGKTYHGIVQHIDHFGNLITNIPGTVCPNMQGHMTLAGQMIPLVQTYGDVAIACPCALVGSHGWLEISLNQGHAQEFFQVQRGAIVHYNP from the coding sequence ATGGCGATCGCCCTCATAACAGATTTCGGCCTCACGGATGGCTATGTCGGCACGATGAAAGGGGTAATTGCAAGCATTGCCCCTCAGGTGCTGGTCATTGATCTGAGCCACCATATTCCGCCCCACGATCTGGCCGCTGGTCGATTTTGCTTACTCAATGCGGCTCCCTATTTCCCGCCAGAAACAATTTTTGTGGGGGTTGTGGATCCGGGGGTGGGCACTAGTCGCGAGGCGATCGCTGTGCAATTTGCTGGCGGATATTTCGTCGGGCCCAATAATGGTTTAGGCAGTAGCTTGTTCGAAAAATACCCAGTGATCACCGCTGTGATCTTAGATAATCCCCATTATTGGCGATCGCCTCAATCAGAAGCGATCAGCAGCACTTTCCATGGCCGTGATATTTTTGCGCCGGTGGCAGCTCACCTTGCCTTAGGTGTTCCTATGGATGCACTAGGCAGTCCCCTGGAGCGAGAATCTATTGTGAGCTTGAATGTACCTACTTATCAGCGCCTCGGCAAAACCTACCATGGCATCGTTCAACACATTGATCATTTTGGCAATTTAATCACCAATATTCCTGGCACAGTTTGCCCAAACATGCAGGGTCATATGACCCTTGCAGGCCAGATGATTCCTCTCGTGCAAACCTATGGAGATGTGGCGATCGCCTGTCCCTGCGCTTTAGTGGGCAGCCATGGTTGGCTAGAAATTAGCCTTAACCAAGGCCATGCCCAAGAATTTTTTCAAGTACAACGGGGGGCGATCGTGCACTACAACCCGTAA
- the lrtA gene encoding light-repressed protein LrtA (ribosomal subunit interface protein), with translation MKLLIQGNNIAVTESIHDYVESKLEKATKHFQSFATKVDVHLSVANNARINDKHKAEVTVYANGTIIRAQEGSENLYASIDLVSDKIARQLRKYKERNFGKKTHVHEKTSEVLPEATVPENLIGDRAPELPSEVVRMKYFAMPPMTIDEALEQLQLVDHDFYMFLNRDTNAINVIYMRNHGGYGVIQPRQAKD, from the coding sequence ATGAAGCTATTGATCCAAGGCAACAACATTGCGGTCACCGAATCGATCCATGATTATGTTGAAAGTAAGCTTGAAAAAGCAACCAAACATTTTCAATCTTTCGCAACAAAAGTAGATGTACACCTGTCTGTTGCCAACAATGCTCGCATTAACGATAAGCATAAAGCTGAGGTTACTGTTTATGCCAATGGGACCATCATTCGCGCCCAGGAAGGCAGTGAGAATCTCTACGCCAGCATTGACTTAGTTTCCGATAAGATTGCCCGTCAGCTCCGTAAGTATAAGGAGAGAAATTTCGGCAAGAAAACCCATGTCCACGAAAAAACTAGTGAAGTGTTGCCAGAGGCAACGGTGCCAGAAAATCTCATTGGCGATCGCGCGCCGGAACTCCCCTCTGAAGTGGTGCGGATGAAGTATTTTGCGATGCCCCCCATGACAATTGATGAGGCGCTAGAACAGTTGCAATTAGTAGATCATGATTTCTACATGTTTTTGAACAGAGATACTAACGCGATCAATGTAATCTACATGCGCAACCACGGTGGCTATGGTGTGATTCAACCCCGCCAAGCGAAAGATTAG
- the lipB gene encoding lipoate-protein ligase B → MVDAESNIFLPKGDRPLMTFNVSSDSLTQSLANLPSQAPCYLYQRETVAYVKAWQWQQRLVTARLNEENLPDILVLLEHWPVYTLGTGSNLEFVKFSPETAAVELHRTERGGEVTYHCPGQLVGYPILNLRRHRQDLHWYLRQLEEVLIRLLDTYGLRGERIAGLTGVWVEGYKVAAIGIKVKRWITMHGFALNVCPDLAGFRQIVPCGIGDRPVGSLQQFLPDLTLEQVRQDLPKIFGEVFQLEMIATDDALGDRLDLSS, encoded by the coding sequence ATGGTGGATGCTGAAAGTAACATTTTTTTGCCCAAAGGCGATCGCCCCTTGATGACTTTTAATGTTTCGTCGGATTCCTTGACACAATCTCTGGCAAATTTACCTTCCCAGGCGCCTTGTTACTTATACCAGCGGGAAACTGTTGCCTACGTTAAAGCTTGGCAGTGGCAGCAGCGATTAGTGACTGCACGCTTAAATGAAGAAAATCTGCCTGATATCCTGGTTTTATTAGAACATTGGCCTGTTTACACCCTGGGAACGGGCTCAAACTTAGAGTTTGTTAAATTTTCGCCAGAAACGGCGGCAGTAGAATTGCACCGGACGGAACGGGGGGGCGAAGTCACTTACCATTGCCCGGGACAATTGGTAGGCTACCCGATTTTGAATTTACGCCGTCACCGTCAGGATCTCCATTGGTATTTGCGCCAGTTGGAAGAGGTTTTGATTCGTTTACTCGACACCTATGGCCTCCGGGGGGAGAGAATCGCCGGATTAACGGGGGTTTGGGTCGAGGGGTACAAGGTAGCGGCGATCGGCATTAAGGTGAAGCGCTGGATCACGATGCATGGTTTTGCCCTCAATGTTTGTCCAGATTTGGCTGGATTCCGGCAAATTGTGCCCTGTGGCATCGGTGATCGCCCGGTGGGGAGTTTGCAGCAATTTCTTCCGGATCTCACCCTTGAACAGGTACGCCAGGATTTGCCGAAAATTTTTGGGGAAGTTTTTCAGTTGGAGATGATCGCAACAGATGATGCATTAGGCGATCGCCTGGATCTGAGCTCGTAG
- the folK_1 gene encoding 2-amino-4-hydroxy-6-hydroxymethyldihydropteridine pyrophosphokinase — translation MAQNRVYLSVASNIQPEANIFKAMTELKAFCQIKAVSRCFVTDAIPAPGQPPTKDLPYYINCVALVKTDYEAAAFKFEVLRSLETKLGRVRTADKYAPRPLDLDILLFNEAVIQAENLEIPDPDITKRWFLAQGILDIDPEIILPGDRQPLQGYLQPLLDQFSATNQTFTENQTLRAQIQAIA, via the coding sequence ATGGCCCAGAATCGTGTCTATCTCAGTGTCGCCTCAAACATCCAGCCGGAAGCCAATATCTTCAAGGCGATGACGGAACTGAAAGCGTTTTGTCAAATCAAAGCGGTGTCACGGTGTTTTGTGACGGATGCGATTCCGGCCCCAGGTCAGCCCCCCACCAAAGATTTGCCCTATTACATCAACTGCGTCGCCCTGGTAAAAACGGACTATGAAGCGGCGGCGTTTAAGTTTGAGGTGTTGCGATCGCTCGAAACGAAACTGGGCCGAGTCCGGACCGCTGATAAATATGCCCCCCGTCCCCTGGACCTAGATATTTTGCTGTTTAATGAGGCGGTGATCCAGGCGGAAAATTTAGAAATTCCTGACCCAGACATCACCAAACGCTGGTTCCTGGCCCAGGGCATCCTCGACATTGATCCAGAGATTATCTTGCCGGGCGATCGCCAACCGCTCCAAGGCTATCTCCAGCCCCTATTGGATCAATTTTCGGCGACTAATCAAACTTTTACCGAAAATCAGACGCTACGAGCTCAGATCCAGGCGATCGCCTAA
- the folB gene encoding dihydroneopterin aldolase encodes MSKSLDKIYIRDLLLRCIIGIFPEEREKKQDVVINVVMWADLTKAGQTDDINDTVDYKRITKAILAAIEPSSYGLIEKMAQVVADICFTDALVEKVEVTIDKPGALRFAKASAVTIYRERP; translated from the coding sequence ATGTCTAAGAGCCTCGATAAAATCTATATCCGTGACCTGCTGCTGCGCTGCATTATTGGCATCTTTCCTGAAGAGCGGGAAAAAAAACAGGATGTGGTGATCAATGTGGTGATGTGGGCGGATCTCACCAAGGCCGGCCAGACTGATGATATCAATGACACCGTCGACTATAAGCGGATCACTAAGGCGATTTTGGCGGCGATCGAACCGTCAAGCTATGGCCTCATCGAAAAAATGGCCCAGGTGGTGGCAGATATCTGTTTCACCGATGCCCTCGTCGAAAAGGTGGAAGTAACCATTGATAAACCCGGCGCCCTCCGCTTCGCCAAAGCTTCGGCAGTGACCATTTACCGGGAACGTCCTTAA
- a CDS encoding short-chain dehydrogenase/reductase (SDR) superfamily protein — MSQQTALITGGAKRIGAAIARTLAQEGINLILHYRSSQAEVEKLAEELSEFSIAIDLVQADLLQRDSVEAMIEAVKGKTPQLDILINNASMFNKESLFDLSPANLWDNIQVHALHPFLLTKAFFSPASSHGNVINFLDTRIYGYDYEHVPYHLSKKMLHSFTKMLAFELAPNVRVNAIAPGPILPPVNAEGDERVQAVIEKTPLRRFGDPSNITQTVLFYLKNDFITGQVICVDGGFHLGENFYV; from the coding sequence ATGAGTCAACAAACCGCTTTAATCACTGGGGGGGCCAAACGCATTGGGGCGGCGATCGCCCGCACCCTCGCCCAGGAAGGGATCAATTTAATTTTGCATTACCGCTCCTCCCAAGCAGAGGTAGAAAAACTTGCCGAAGAGCTGTCAGAATTTTCAATTGCCATCGATTTAGTCCAGGCAGATCTGCTACAGCGGGACAGCGTTGAGGCGATGATCGAGGCGGTGAAAGGGAAAACCCCCCAACTGGATATCTTGATTAACAATGCCTCAATGTTCAACAAGGAAAGCCTGTTTGACCTGAGCCCAGCCAACCTCTGGGACAATATCCAAGTCCATGCCCTCCATCCTTTTCTACTGACCAAGGCTTTTTTCTCACCGGCATCGAGCCACGGCAATGTGATCAATTTCCTCGATACCCGCATCTATGGCTACGACTATGAGCATGTGCCCTACCACCTGAGCAAAAAGATGCTCCACAGTTTCACGAAGATGCTAGCATTTGAGCTTGCCCCCAACGTTCGTGTGAATGCGATCGCCCCCGGTCCCATCCTGCCGCCAGTGAATGCCGAAGGCGATGAGCGAGTCCAGGCGGTGATTGAAAAAACCCCCCTCAGACGCTTTGGCGACCCCAGCAATATTACCCAAACCGTGCTGTTTTATTTAAAGAACGATTTCATTACCGGCCAAGTGATTTGTGTCGATGGCGGGTTTCACCTAGGAGAAAATTTCTATGTCTAA